The following are from one region of the Jeongeupia sp. USM3 genome:
- a CDS encoding FliH/SctL family protein codes for MAGPHRRVIPREELTAWERWELGGIDEERRARQPAPVAAPQLETPQPPAEPEPVVTPVAEVVVDTLPLAEVSLPTAEEIEAIEQQAMREGFDAGLEAGRLAAEDEVNRLKALLRTLDNISAGAEQALAESTLDLALVLARELVRREVAADRTVLLPAIVEALSGIPSPGGASRLFLHQDDLNALEPMLAIELSGESWRLLADPRLSPGDARIETASTQIDLALPARWHTILRVLNRADRDELGWAAHEATDGE; via the coding sequence ATGGCCGGGCCGCATCGGCGCGTGATTCCGCGCGAGGAACTGACCGCCTGGGAGCGCTGGGAGCTTGGTGGCATCGACGAGGAGCGCCGTGCCCGCCAGCCGGCGCCGGTCGCCGCGCCGCAGCTCGAGACGCCGCAGCCACCGGCCGAGCCCGAGCCTGTGGTCACGCCGGTGGCCGAAGTGGTCGTCGATACCCTGCCGCTGGCCGAGGTCAGCCTGCCGACGGCCGAAGAGATCGAAGCGATTGAACAGCAGGCGATGCGCGAAGGCTTCGACGCCGGGCTCGAAGCCGGCCGGCTGGCCGCCGAGGACGAGGTGAACCGGCTCAAGGCATTGCTGCGGACGCTGGACAATATCAGCGCCGGCGCCGAGCAGGCTCTGGCCGAGTCGACGCTCGATCTGGCGCTGGTGCTGGCGCGCGAACTGGTCCGGCGCGAAGTCGCGGCCGATCGAACCGTGCTGCTGCCGGCGATCGTCGAGGCTTTGTCGGGCATTCCGTCGCCGGGCGGGGCGTCGCGGCTGTTTCTGCATCAGGACGATCTGAACGCGCTCGAGCCCATGCTGGCGATCGAGTTGTCGGGCGAGTCGTGGCGGCTGCTTGCCGATCCGCGGCTGAGTCCGGGCGATGCGCGTATCGAAACCGCGTCGACCCAGATCGATCTGGCTTTGCCGGCGCGCTGGCACACGATCCTGCGGGTACTGAACCGGGCGGATCGCGACGAGCTCGGCTGGGCCGCGCACGAGGCCACGGACGGTGAGTGA
- the fliG gene encoding flagellar motor switch protein FliG: MTLGEDAAVEVFKYLGPKEVQRLGFAMANMENVQREEVNVALEDFVAATESRANLGAADEYIRSVLTKALGSDKAANLLDRILQGNDNNGIESLKWMDSAAVAELIRNEHPQIIATILVHLEPDQSSEVLGHFVERVRNDVLLRIATLEGVQPAALRELNDVLTQLLSGSDKIKKSAMGGVHMAAEILNFMGGVIEASAISSIRDYDPELAQKIQDKMFTFDNLLDIDDRGIQMLLREIQSDSLIVALKGTSQALKDKVFKNMSQRAAEMLKDDLEAKGPVKLSEVEAEQKEILKIVRRLADEGQIVLSGKGDEGLVE; this comes from the coding sequence ATGACGCTGGGCGAGGATGCGGCGGTCGAGGTGTTCAAGTACCTCGGCCCCAAGGAGGTGCAGCGCCTCGGCTTCGCGATGGCCAATATGGAGAACGTCCAGCGCGAGGAGGTCAATGTCGCGCTCGAGGACTTTGTTGCCGCGACCGAGAGCCGTGCCAATCTGGGCGCCGCCGACGAATACATCCGCTCGGTACTGACCAAGGCGCTCGGCTCGGACAAGGCGGCGAACCTGCTCGACCGCATCCTGCAGGGCAACGACAACAACGGCATCGAGTCGCTCAAGTGGATGGATTCGGCCGCGGTGGCCGAGCTGATCCGCAACGAGCATCCGCAGATCATCGCGACGATTCTCGTCCACCTTGAGCCTGACCAGTCGTCCGAAGTCCTCGGCCATTTCGTCGAGCGCGTCCGCAACGACGTGCTGCTGCGGATCGCCACGCTCGAGGGCGTGCAGCCGGCGGCGCTGCGCGAGCTCAACGACGTGCTGACGCAGCTCCTGTCGGGCTCGGACAAGATCAAGAAGAGTGCGATGGGCGGCGTGCACATGGCCGCCGAGATCCTCAACTTCATGGGGGGCGTGATCGAAGCGTCGGCGATCTCGAGTATCCGCGACTACGATCCGGAGCTGGCGCAGAAGATCCAGGACAAGATGTTCACCTTCGACAATCTGCTCGACATCGACGACCGCGGCATCCAGATGCTGTTGCGCGAAATCCAGTCCGATTCGCTGATCGTCGCGCTCAAGGGCACGAGTCAGGCGCTCAAGGACAAGGTGTTCAAGAACATGTCGCAGCGTGCGGCCGAAATGCTCAAGGACGACCTCGAGGCCAAGGGGCCGGTCAAGCTGTCCGAGGTCGAGGCCGAGCAGAAGGAAATCCTCAAGATCGTTCGCCGCCTGGCCGACGAGGGGCAGATCGTGCTCTCCGGCAAGGGCGACGAAGGGCTGGTCGAGTAA
- the fliF gene encoding flagellar basal-body MS-ring/collar protein FliF — protein MAEAGATSGNRGIGQGAAAWRQRFDAIPNGRKLGMMIGAAVLIAAAVGVWLLGSAPSYRILYTNIPDKDGGAIVQALQQMNVPYKLDAGGTISVPGDKIYDTRLKLAGQGLPRAGNAGFEIMDNQKFGVSQFAEQVNYQRAVEGELSRSIETISVVEKARVHLAIPKQTVFLRDQQKPTASVLLTLQPGRSLDSGQVAGVVNLVSASIPDLPAKNVTVVDQNGDLLSRPQDMSQPNLDARQLVYVQQIEKNYVERIQAILASIVGKENVRAEVTAQVDFSEVEQTSETYKPNSPPNAAAIRSQQTAEQEGRNVTDTVGGVPGALSNQPPGAAVAPISVPLASDVAATSTGNSNSSKNATTNYELDKTIQHVKQPVGNVKRLSAAVVVNYKPGRDKNGQATYVPYSPQEMAQLNDLVREALGFNKDRGDSVNLVNAAFADSQPLADKPLQDKALDFARANLTDLLKLGLIALAVLYLLFFVVRPLMRDLSRAREAPQPVDLELGEPLGSSDEAQTVQRQEKAEEDNVRLSAFADRLQQGKEIAKNDPRMVATILREWMAREEEAANPNKVG, from the coding sequence ATGGCTGAAGCGGGCGCGACCAGCGGCAATCGCGGAATTGGGCAGGGGGCCGCAGCGTGGCGTCAGCGCTTTGACGCCATCCCGAACGGCCGCAAGCTCGGCATGATGATCGGCGCAGCCGTGCTGATCGCGGCGGCGGTCGGCGTCTGGCTGCTGGGCAGCGCCCCCAGTTACCGCATCCTCTACACGAATATTCCCGACAAGGACGGCGGCGCCATCGTGCAGGCGCTGCAGCAGATGAACGTGCCGTACAAGCTCGATGCGGGCGGCACGATCTCGGTTCCCGGCGACAAGATCTACGACACGCGTCTCAAGCTCGCTGGCCAGGGGCTGCCGCGGGCCGGCAACGCCGGCTTCGAGATCATGGACAACCAGAAGTTCGGCGTGTCGCAGTTTGCCGAGCAGGTCAATTACCAGCGTGCGGTCGAGGGCGAGCTGTCCCGTTCGATCGAGACGATCTCGGTGGTAGAAAAGGCACGCGTGCATCTGGCGATCCCGAAACAGACCGTCTTCCTGCGCGACCAGCAGAAACCGACCGCGTCGGTGCTGCTGACCCTGCAACCGGGGCGTTCGCTCGACAGCGGCCAGGTCGCCGGCGTCGTCAATCTGGTATCTGCGAGCATTCCCGACCTACCGGCGAAGAACGTCACCGTCGTCGACCAGAACGGCGACCTGCTGTCGCGGCCGCAGGACATGAGCCAGCCCAACCTCGATGCGCGTCAGCTCGTCTACGTGCAGCAGATCGAGAAGAACTACGTCGAACGCATCCAGGCAATCCTCGCGTCGATCGTCGGCAAGGAGAACGTCCGTGCCGAGGTGACCGCGCAGGTCGATTTTTCCGAGGTCGAGCAGACCAGCGAAACCTACAAGCCGAACAGTCCGCCGAATGCCGCGGCGATCCGCAGCCAGCAGACCGCCGAGCAGGAAGGGCGCAATGTCACCGACACCGTCGGCGGCGTCCCCGGCGCATTGTCGAACCAGCCGCCTGGCGCGGCGGTCGCGCCGATCAGCGTGCCGCTGGCGTCGGATGTCGCCGCGACGAGCACGGGCAATTCGAACTCCAGCAAGAACGCCACGACCAATTACGAACTCGACAAGACGATCCAGCACGTCAAGCAGCCGGTCGGCAACGTCAAGCGGCTGTCGGCGGCGGTCGTCGTCAACTACAAGCCCGGTCGCGACAAGAACGGCCAGGCGACCTATGTGCCGTACAGTCCGCAGGAAATGGCGCAGCTGAACGATCTGGTCCGCGAGGCGCTCGGCTTCAACAAGGACCGCGGCGATTCGGTCAACCTCGTCAATGCGGCATTCGCCGATTCGCAGCCGCTGGCCGACAAGCCGCTGCAGGACAAGGCGCTCGATTTCGCCCGCGCCAACCTGACCGACCTGCTCAAGCTGGGGCTGATCGCGCTGGCGGTGCTCTACCTGCTGTTCTTCGTCGTCCGGCCGCTGATGCGCGATCTGTCACGGGCGCGCGAAGCGCCGCAGCCGGTCGACCTGGAGCTGGGCGAGCCGCTCGGCAGCAGCGACGAGGCGCAGACGGTGCAGCGGCAGGAGAAGGCCGAAGAGGACAATGTGCGGCTGTCGGCATTTGCCGACCGGCTGCAGCAGGGCAAGGAAATCGCCAAGAACGATCCGCGCATGGTCGCGACCATCCTGCGCGAATGGATGGCGCGGGAAGAAGAAGCGGCAAATCCGAACAAGGTGGGCTGA
- the fliE gene encoding flagellar hook-basal body complex protein FliE → MSVQGIDQLLGQLQAMSAKAAGQSTPAAEASGGADFAGLLKSSLDQVSQMQQSAQAQQADFQSGAPEADLQDVMVSLQKASLSFQAMVQVRNKLVSAYQEVMNMQV, encoded by the coding sequence ATGAGCGTTCAAGGCATCGACCAACTACTCGGACAGCTGCAGGCGATGTCGGCCAAGGCGGCGGGCCAGAGCACGCCTGCTGCAGAGGCGAGCGGTGGCGCCGATTTTGCCGGCCTGCTCAAGTCCTCGCTCGACCAGGTCAGCCAGATGCAGCAGTCGGCACAGGCACAGCAGGCCGACTTCCAGTCGGGCGCGCCCGAAGCCGATCTGCAGGACGTGATGGTGTCGTTGCAGAAGGCCAGCCTGAGCTTCCAGGCGATGGTGCAGGTCCGCAACAAGCTGGTTTCGGCGTATCAGGAAGTGATGAACATGCAGGTATGA
- a CDS encoding sigma-54 dependent transcriptional regulator, translating into MALPILVVEDDEALREALCDTLELGGHAVLTAGDGSEALALLLSGRRVGLVLSDVQMQPMDGESLLREVKTRYPWLPVLLMTAYGVVDRAVAALHAGACHYLPKPFEPDLLLQEVAKYLLPGGADEVVIAEDPAMRRILDVAERVAQSDASVLVTGESGTGKEVLARFLHDHSPRASKPFVAINCAAIPEQLLESTLFGHEKGAFTGAASQHIGKFEQANTGTLLLDEITEMPLPLQAKLLRVLQEREVERVGGLRPIGVDIRVLATSNRDPQAEVANGRFREDLYYRLNVFPLHLPALRERPDDILPLARALLARHAGRQQRRCPALAPDAVAALRAHRWDGNIRELDNVVQRALILAPGDEIAAGHLYLPPAQADFAAAVPPQAQAARPADLRELEKQHILETLKAVAGVRKLAAERLGMSERTLRYKLQQYREAGDALPE; encoded by the coding sequence GTGGCATTACCGATACTGGTGGTTGAGGACGACGAAGCGCTGCGCGAGGCGCTGTGCGATACGCTCGAACTCGGCGGGCACGCGGTGCTGACCGCCGGCGACGGCAGTGAGGCGCTGGCTCTGCTGTTGTCGGGGCGACGCGTCGGCCTGGTGCTGTCGGACGTACAGATGCAGCCGATGGACGGCGAGAGCTTGCTGCGCGAGGTGAAGACCCGCTACCCGTGGCTGCCGGTGCTGCTGATGACCGCCTACGGCGTCGTCGATCGCGCCGTCGCCGCGCTGCATGCCGGCGCCTGCCATTACCTGCCCAAACCCTTCGAGCCGGACCTGCTGCTGCAGGAGGTCGCCAAGTACCTGCTGCCCGGCGGTGCCGACGAGGTGGTGATCGCCGAGGATCCGGCGATGCGGCGGATTCTCGACGTGGCCGAGCGCGTCGCGCAGTCCGATGCGTCGGTGCTGGTCACCGGCGAGTCGGGCACCGGCAAGGAGGTGCTGGCGCGCTTCCTGCACGACCACAGCCCGCGCGCAAGCAAACCCTTTGTCGCGATCAATTGTGCGGCGATTCCGGAGCAGTTGCTCGAATCGACGCTGTTCGGCCACGAGAAGGGCGCGTTTACCGGCGCGGCCAGCCAGCATATCGGCAAGTTCGAGCAGGCCAACACCGGCACCTTGCTGCTCGACGAGATCACCGAGATGCCGCTGCCGCTACAGGCCAAGCTGCTGCGCGTACTGCAGGAGCGCGAGGTCGAGCGGGTCGGCGGCCTCAGGCCGATCGGCGTCGATATCCGGGTGCTGGCGACGTCGAACCGCGATCCGCAGGCCGAGGTGGCCAATGGCCGCTTCCGCGAGGACCTCTATTACCGGCTCAACGTGTTTCCGCTGCATCTGCCGGCGCTGCGCGAGCGGCCGGACGACATTCTGCCACTGGCGCGTGCGCTGCTTGCGCGCCACGCCGGGCGGCAGCAGCGCCGGTGCCCGGCGCTGGCGCCGGATGCCGTCGCTGCACTGCGTGCGCATCGCTGGGATGGCAATATCCGCGAACTCGACAACGTCGTGCAGCGGGCGCTGATCCTGGCGCCCGGAGATGAAATTGCCGCCGGACACCTGTATTTGCCGCCCGCACAGGCAGACTTTGCCGCTGCGGTCCCGCCACAGGCGCAGGCCGCCCGGCCGGCCGACCTGCGCGAGCTGGAAAAGCAGCATATTCTGGAGACGCTGAAAGCCGTGGCCGGCGTCCGCAAACTGGCGGCTGAGCGGCTCGGCATGAGCGAGCGCACGCTGCGCTACAAGCTGCAACAGTATCGCGAAGCCGGCGATGCGCTGCCGGAATAG
- a CDS encoding chemotaxis protein CheB: MHTVPLTVRNANADGRVIAVGASTGGTEALKALLVPLPATLPPIVIVQHMPAMFTGSFARRLDGLCALTVREAEHGDVLLPGHAYLAPGHSHLLLARLGGRLCCALSQADAVNRHRPSVEVLFQSVAELVGARALGVMLTGMGKDGATGMRAMRDAGAYNFAQDEASATVFGMPKEAIALGGVDEILPLARIPERLQARLALPR, from the coding sequence ATGCACACCGTTCCCCTGACAGTCCGTAATGCCAATGCCGACGGGCGCGTGATCGCCGTCGGTGCGTCGACCGGCGGCACCGAGGCGCTGAAGGCGCTGCTCGTTCCGTTGCCGGCGACCCTGCCGCCGATCGTCATCGTCCAGCACATGCCGGCGATGTTCACCGGCTCGTTCGCGCGCCGGCTCGATGGTTTGTGTGCGCTCACGGTCCGGGAGGCCGAGCACGGCGACGTGCTGCTGCCGGGCCATGCCTATCTGGCACCGGGCCACTCCCATCTGCTGCTGGCGCGCCTGGGGGGGCGCCTGTGCTGCGCGCTGTCGCAGGCCGACGCGGTCAACCGTCACCGGCCGTCGGTCGAGGTGCTGTTCCAGTCGGTCGCAGAACTGGTCGGGGCACGTGCGCTGGGCGTGATGCTGACCGGCATGGGCAAGGACGGCGCAACCGGCATGCGGGCGATGCGCGATGCCGGCGCGTACAATTTTGCCCAGGACGAAGCCAGTGCGACCGTGTTCGGCATGCCGAAGGAAGCGATCGCGCTCGGCGGGGTCGACGAAATTCTGCCGCTGGCCCGCATTCCCGAGCGTTTGCAGGCCAGACTGGCATTGCCGCGCTAG
- a CDS encoding fused response regulator/phosphatase — translation MRILVVDDTEAVLLLISRFVEALGHVAIPARDGGEAIRVWREARPDLVLMDMMMPVVSGPEAAATIKSEAGETWVPIVFVTGIGEESRLAEAIEQGADDYINKPVNLRVLEAKLKAFQRTLELNRKVREQSAKLADYYARAEEEKRVVQHLMEQMVNAERLSDAQLEYWLSPAESLSGDMIAAARTPGQVLHLMLADGIGHGLTAALNVLPLTQPFYSMTEKGYAIPDILIEMSKKVRQVLPVGRFVAVVLIAIDEAGGCVEVWNGGMPTVLAAGDDGQVCHRWRSRHLPLGITPTQDIDVRTERYYFAAPGSVVVYSDGLTEARRGDGQSFGIDRLLEVLQQPVPARLGALQGALEGHMAGAAHHDDISLVLAHFGARLRKTVEPAGGASFDLAAFLGNAELAWRYGLQLGAAELKYINTVPFMMSFVNEIDALAAHQSDVFLMLSELFANALDHGLLHLDPALKQQADGMERYLAARQAGLAALESGSIDIELAGLRADGRDVLRVRVRDSGTGFDRPRTAGQPGTGLALVQALCEQLIFPGSGNEAIAYYSLNPLPVTA, via the coding sequence ATGCGCATTCTCGTCGTCGACGACACCGAAGCCGTCCTGCTGTTGATCTCGCGGTTTGTCGAGGCGCTGGGCCACGTGGCCATTCCGGCGCGCGACGGCGGCGAGGCGATCCGCGTCTGGCGCGAGGCCAGGCCGGATCTCGTGTTGATGGACATGATGATGCCGGTTGTCTCGGGGCCGGAAGCTGCGGCGACGATCAAGTCCGAGGCAGGCGAAACCTGGGTGCCCATCGTGTTCGTGACCGGCATTGGCGAAGAAAGCAGGCTGGCCGAGGCGATCGAGCAGGGCGCCGACGACTACATCAACAAGCCGGTCAACCTGCGGGTGCTCGAGGCCAAGCTGAAGGCTTTCCAGCGTACGCTCGAGCTCAACCGCAAGGTGCGCGAGCAATCGGCCAAGCTGGCGGACTATTACGCCAGGGCCGAGGAGGAAAAGCGCGTCGTCCAGCATCTGATGGAGCAGATGGTCAACGCGGAGCGGCTGTCCGACGCACAGCTCGAGTACTGGCTGTCGCCGGCCGAGAGCCTGTCCGGCGACATGATCGCCGCCGCGCGCACGCCCGGCCAGGTGCTGCATCTGATGCTGGCCGACGGCATCGGTCACGGCCTGACCGCTGCGCTCAATGTGCTGCCGCTGACGCAACCCTTCTACAGCATGACCGAGAAGGGCTATGCGATTCCCGACATCCTGATCGAAATGAGCAAGAAGGTCCGCCAGGTGTTGCCGGTCGGGCGTTTTGTCGCCGTGGTGCTGATCGCGATTGACGAAGCGGGGGGCTGCGTCGAAGTCTGGAATGGCGGCATGCCGACTGTGCTGGCGGCTGGCGACGACGGCCAGGTCTGTCATCGCTGGCGTTCCCGCCACCTGCCGCTGGGCATTACGCCGACGCAGGATATCGACGTCAGAACCGAGCGCTATTACTTTGCCGCTCCCGGATCGGTCGTGGTCTATTCCGACGGCCTGACCGAGGCGCGCCGGGGCGACGGCCAGTCCTTCGGTATCGACCGACTGCTTGAGGTATTGCAACAGCCGGTGCCTGCGCGCCTGGGCGCGCTGCAGGGGGCGCTGGAAGGCCATATGGCCGGCGCCGCCCATCACGACGACATCTCGCTGGTGCTCGCGCACTTCGGCGCCCGCCTGCGCAAGACCGTGGAGCCTGCCGGGGGGGCGTCATTTGATCTGGCCGCTTTCCTGGGGAATGCCGAGCTGGCTTGGCGCTACGGCCTGCAGCTCGGCGCGGCCGAACTCAAGTACATCAATACCGTGCCGTTCATGATGTCGTTCGTGAACGAAATCGACGCGCTCGCCGCGCACCAGTCCGATGTTTTCCTGATGCTGAGCGAGCTCTTCGCCAACGCGCTCGATCACGGCCTGTTGCACCTCGATCCGGCGCTCAAGCAGCAAGCCGACGGCATGGAGCGCTATCTGGCGGCCCGTCAGGCGGGGCTGGCCGCACTCGAGTCGGGGAGTATCGACATCGAGCTTGCGGGTTTGCGTGCTGACGGGCGGGACGTGCTGCGCGTCCGGGTCCGCGACAGCGGTACCGGATTCGACCGGCCGCGCACGGCCGGTCAGCCCGGTACCGGCCTGGCGCTGGTGCAGGCGCTGTGCGAGCAGTTGATATTCCCGGGTAGCGGGAACGAGGCGATCGCGTATTATTCGCTCAATCCGCTTCCCGTCACCGCCTAG
- a CDS encoding STAS domain-containing protein has product MLPLFYFQDKVMGNMSPTVQVEGQVGRVVLSGQFDFSAHREFRQVCETLIADPAVKEVLVDFQNVNYLDSSALGMLLLLKEKIGAVNKSLALVNCRDTVKQVLEIACFGKIFTIR; this is encoded by the coding sequence GTGCTTCCGCTGTTTTATTTTCAAGACAAGGTTATGGGAAATATGTCGCCAACCGTTCAGGTCGAAGGGCAGGTGGGCCGGGTCGTACTCTCGGGTCAGTTCGATTTCAGTGCGCACCGCGAGTTTCGCCAGGTGTGCGAGACGCTGATTGCCGATCCCGCGGTCAAGGAAGTGCTGGTCGATTTTCAGAACGTCAATTACCTCGATAGCTCGGCGCTGGGCATGCTGCTGTTGCTGAAGGAAAAAATCGGCGCGGTCAACAAAAGCCTGGCGCTGGTCAATTGCCGCGACACCGTCAAGCAGGTGCTCGAGATCGCCTGTTTCGGCAAGATTTTCACGATCCGCTAA